Proteins from one Ranitomeya variabilis isolate aRanVar5 chromosome 1, aRanVar5.hap1, whole genome shotgun sequence genomic window:
- the LOC143805295 gene encoding uncharacterized protein LOC143805295: MDYNGKVRDYPALWDPADESYKDKYFRELAWTKIVRDLIPDWDKYPGSTQQQIDNDVRKRWRSIRDRFTKFLNECSKSGSSPSKSKFPFSEELQFLVSSRTLRKTEGNMSVADLEDSDKEDGAGSSSGVGGTISTSTPTASAESASTSAAAASTSSSAAAEASDSAEAVRVEKRAVYPVAAEKKKKKTKNQDDQTVQIACDTLDLLKKSSSDDHCDSFAITVARKTRSLPPDRQSLFMSMVQMSLTALEDPAPISPYNEVLMGVLGLFRPRHRTPETPASRPQYLAHSQVTSGDRGSSQHMGGAPYQSEGSNFLYSPEYTFLN, translated from the exons ATGGACTAcaacggaaag GTTCGGGATTATCCGGCTTTGTGGGACCCAGCTGATGAATCCTACAAGGATAAATATTTCCGGGAACTAGCCTGGACTAAAATAGTACGAGACCTTATCCCAGATTGGGACAAGTATCCAGGGAGTACACAGCAGCAAATTG ATAACGATGTGAGGAAACGTTGGCGCTCAATCAGAGACCGTTTCACGAAGTTCCTGAACGAATGTTCTAAGAGTGGCTCTTCGCCAAGCAAAAGTAAATTTCCCTTTAGCGAAGAGCTGCAGTTTCTTGTGTCCAGTAGGACATTGAGAAA GACGGAAGGAAACATGTCGGTGGCTGATTTGGAGGACAGCGACAAAgaggatggagcaggcagttcctctggagtgggagggaccatctctacctccactcccacagcttctgctgaatcagcatccacttcagcagctgctgcatcaacatctagttcagcagctgctgaagcatctgattccgcagaagctgtgagagtggagaagagagctgtctatccggtggcagcagagaaaaaaaaaaaaaaaacgaaaaaccaAGATGACCAAACTGTCCAAATAGCTTGCGACACGTTAGATCTATTAAAAAAATCAAGTTCTGATGACCACTGCGACTCCTTCGCAAtaactgtggcaagaaaaacacgctccctgccaccggatagacaatctcttttcatgtccatggtccagatgtccctcactgctctggaggaccctgctccgatATCTCCATACAATGAAGTtctgatgggggtgttgggacttTTCAGGCCCCGACACCGAACACCGGAAACACCAGCTTCCAGACCCCAGTATTTGGCCCACAGCCAAGTTACTTCTGGAGATAGAGGAAGTTCGCAGCATATGGGGGGAGCACCATATCAATCAGAGGGATCAAATTTCCTCTATTCTCCAGAATATACTTTTCTGAATTGA